AGCCGCGTAACCCGCCAGTGCCGACCGGGCATGATCGAAGATGGTCTTGGCCAGCACTTCGGTAGTCGGGTCCTGGTTCTCGAAGCCGATCACCCGGTCGCCGTAGCGTGCCTTGAACTCGGCGTAGGCTGGATCCGCGGTGTTCATGCACATCGCGTGGTCGAAGGAATCCAACCACTCGCCGAGGGCCGTCTTGATGATCTTGAAGTCGCAAACCATGTCGTTCGCATCGAGGTCATCCGCTTCGATCACGAACTCGACCTTTCGGGTGTGCCCGTGAGGGAATTGGCACTTGTCCGGGTGCTTCGAGAGCATGTGGCCATTCTCGATGTCGAGGGTCTTGCAGATTCGGTAGGGCATTGCTTGGGGAAATTGAGGGCGGTGGGCTGGGACAAGCGCGGGGTCAGGTGCCGCGGGTATTGCCGAAAAGTTCGATATGGAGGCGCTGACAAAAGCGGAATCCCCGCTTGAGGCAAAGGCCAAGGATCCAGTCGCGACGGGAGTTCAGGGTCCCGGGGTCGATTCCCTCCGGCATCAACTGGATCTTCCACGGCGGGATCCCGTTGCCGACCTGCTGGATGACCTGATCGATCTCGACCACGTCTGAGGGATCGGACACCACGAATTTCATCTGGCAGTCGTAATCGCGGACCCAGGACGCGAGCACCTCGGGCTGGAACCTCGTCTTTTCGTGCCGCCCTGCCCACGCCTTGCCCGCCTTCTCTTCGGTCGGGGTCGAGTTCCGGAGCTTGGGGCTGAGTGATGCCAAGTCGCAGGCGATGCCGGCGGGGGCGACCGTGCCGGCGGTTTCGATGGTGATGTGCTTCCCTGTGGCCCTCAGGGTGCCGGCCAGGTCGTGAATTCCGCCGGCGACCATCGGCTCTCCACCGGTGAGAACAACGTGCCCTGCCGGGTGCTTCGCGACCTCCCTGAGGATCTCCTCCGTGGTCCAGTCACGACCTTCGGGATTCCATGACGCGTAGGGAGTGTCGCACCAAGAGCAGCGAAGATTGCAGCCCGAGGTCCGGATGAACACCGAAGGCACTCCGGTCAGAGTCCCCTCCCCTTGCACGGAGTAGAATATCTCGGAAATCCGCATGGCAAGCTCAGCGGGTGGCTACCGGCTTCGCGGGAAGCGGACCGGTTTCGAGATACTCGGTCGGGTCAGGAACCCCGGAGATCAGAAACGCTTCCCGACGCTCGACACAGGTGCCGCACTTCCCGCAGTGGATTTCGCCGCCTTTGTAGCAGGACCAAGTCTTGGAGTAGTCGATCCCGAGTTCCGCCCCTCGACTGGCGATATCCTCCTTCCTCATTGCGATGAAG
Above is a window of Luteolibacter flavescens DNA encoding:
- a CDS encoding 6-pyruvoyl trahydropterin synthase family protein; translation: MPYRICKTLDIENGHMLSKHPDKCQFPHGHTRKVEFVIEADDLDANDMVCDFKIIKTALGEWLDSFDHAMCMNTADPAYAEFKARYGDRVIGFENQDPTTEVLAKTIFDHARSALAGYAAQPDARYPLRAGVRLVSIRVWETATSWAEYSL
- a CDS encoding 7-carboxy-7-deazaguanine synthase QueE, with protein sequence MRISEIFYSVQGEGTLTGVPSVFIRTSGCNLRCSWCDTPYASWNPEGRDWTTEEILREVAKHPAGHVVLTGGEPMVAGGIHDLAGTLRATGKHITIETAGTVAPAGIACDLASLSPKLRNSTPTEEKAGKAWAGRHEKTRFQPEVLASWVRDYDCQMKFVVSDPSDVVEIDQVIQQVGNGIPPWKIQLMPEGIDPGTLNSRRDWILGLCLKRGFRFCQRLHIELFGNTRGT